A genomic stretch from Solanum stenotomum isolate F172 chromosome 8, ASM1918654v1, whole genome shotgun sequence includes:
- the LOC125874571 gene encoding isochorismate synthase, chloroplastic-like yields MAVGTRHSTVQFMELESLSLMKYGLSYRKQSVHFSNTCRQRYTQRCSMSMNGCQGDPTVPIGTVETRSLPAVSSLSLAMELLNSTISDMIKSDHPPYDSGIIRLEVPIEAQFEALEWLQAQNHLFLPRCFFSGRRPPTVASEVCINETSSHTKLVSVAGVGSAVFFTHLRPFSLDDWRAIRRFLSKKCPLIRAYGAIRFDATTNIASEWSAFGSFYFMVPQVEFDELEGRSIIAATIAWDNAASWTYQRAIDALGATIWQLSSVPMTVEKKIPHSHIVANTHVPGKASWDHAVKHALQIISRNDPVLIKVVLARSTRVVTAADIDPLTWLTCLKVEGQNAYQFCLEPPHSPAFIGNTPEQLFHRDRLSISTEALAGTRARGGSELLDLKIEQDLLSSAKDHNEFAIVREWIRRRLEAVCSSVVIEPKKAVRKFRRVQHLNAQLRGRLQAEDDEFKILSSMHPTPAVCGYPTEDARTFISETEMFDRGMYAGPVGWFGGEESEFAVGIRSALVEKGLGALIYAGTGIVEGSDSSLEWEELELKTSQFTKLMKLEAPLLTRGRSRIINQNEKGFSCLLRLI; encoded by the exons ATGGCTGTAGGTACAAGGCACTCCACTGTGCAGTTCATGGAACTTGAATCATTATCACTGATGAAATACGGGCTCTCGTATAGAAAACAATCTGTTCATTTCTCCAACACTTGTAGACAA AGATATACTCAGCGTTGTTCAATGTCGATGAATGGATGCCAAGGCGATCCAACAGTTCCTATTGGAACCGTAGAAACTCGATCGTTGCCTGCAGTTTCTAGCCTTTCATTAGCTATGGAACTTCTCAATTCCACCATCTCCGACATGATTAAGTCCGATCATCCGCCTTACGATTCCGGCATTATTCGCCTCGAG GTGCCGATTGAAGCGCAGTTTGAAGCACTTGAGTGGCTTCAAGCGCAGAACCATCTGTTCCTCCCTCGCTGCTTCTTCTCCGGTCGAAGACCACCAACTGTTGCTTCTGAAGTGTGCATCAACGAAACTTCTTCTCATACTAAATTGGTCAGTGTAGCTGGTGTTGGCTCTGCTGTCTTCTTTACTCATTTACGTCCCTTTTCATTAGACGATTGGCGTGCTATAAGAAG GTTTCTCTCCAAGAAATGTCCACTAATTCGTGCTTATGGGGCAATTCGATTTGATGCAACAACCAATATAGCTTCTGAATGGAGTGCTTTTGGCTCATTTTATTTCATGGTTCCTCAG GTTGAGTTTGATGAGCTTGAAGGACGTTCAATTATTGCTGCAACTATTGCATGGGATAATGCTGCCTCATGGACATACCAGAGGGCAATAGATGCACTTGGGGCCACAATATGGCAG CTTTCCTCCGTTCCTATGACAGTGGAGAAAAAAATTCCTCATTCTCATATAGTTGCCAATACTCATGTGCCGGGTAAAGCATCTTGGGACCATGCTGTTAAGCATGCTTTGCAAATAATAAGCAGAAATGACCCCGTACTGATCAAG GTGGTACTTGCTCGTAGCACCAGAGTTGTGACAGCTGCAGACATTGATCCGCTAACCTGGCTTACTTGCTTAAAG GTTGAAGGACAAAATGCATATCAGTTCTGTTTGGAACCTCCCCATTCGCCGGCATTCATTGGAAACACT CCAGAGCAGCTATTTCATCGGGACCGCCTCAGCATTTCTACTGAGGCTCTAGCTGGAACACGGGCTAGGGGTGGATCAGAGCTTCTAGATCTTAAGATAGAACAGGATTTACTATCCAG TGCTAAGGACCATAATGAGTTTGCTATAGTACGGGAGTGGataagaagaagattggag GCTGTGTGTTCAAGCGTTGTAATTGAACCAAAGAAAGCAGTAAGAAAATTTCGAAGAGTTCAGCATCTTAACGCTCAATTGAGGGGGAGGCTCCAGGCTGAAGATGATGAG TTTAAGATTTTGTCGTCCATGCACCCTACTCCAGCAGTTTGTGGGTATCCTACAGAAGATGCACGGACTTTTATTTCAGAAACTG AAATGTTTGACCGAGGAATGTATGCTGGTCCTGTTGGTTGGTTTGGAGGGGAAGAGAGTGAATTTGCTGTTGGAATAAGGTCAGCTTTGGTTGAAAAG GGTCTTGGTGCATTAATATATGCGGGAACTGGGATAGTGGAAGGAAGTGATTCATCTCTGGAATGGGAAGAGCTAGAGCTGAAGACTTCACAG TTCACCAAATTGATGAAACTTGAGGCACCTCTTTTGACTAGAGGACGAAGTAGGATTATCAATCAGAATGAGAAAGGTTTTTCATGCCTGCTGCGTCTTATTTAG
- the LOC125874570 gene encoding isochorismate synthase, chloroplastic-like isoform X1, which translates to MAVGVRHYTVRFMELESSSLMKCSLSSSPLYRKQSVHFSNSSSQRYNQCCSLSMNGCQGDSRAPIGTVETRTLPAVSSPALAMERLNSAISDMIKSDPPPYNSGIIRFEVPIEEQIEALEWLHAQNHLLLPRCFFSGRRVASEMCINGSSSHSKLVSVAGVGSAVFFTHLRPFSLDDWRAIRRFLSKKCPLIRAYGAIRFDATADIASEWSAFGSFYFMVPQVEFDELEGSSIIAATIAWDNAASWTYQRAIDALQATIWQLSSVLITVQKKNPHSHILDSTHVPGKASWDNAVKRALQIISRNDPVLIKVVLARSTRVVTAADIDPLTWLACLKVEGENAYQFCLQPPHSPAFIGNTPEQLFHRDRLSICSEALAGTRARGGSELLDLKIEQDLLSSAKDHNEFAIVRECIRRRLEAVCSSVLIEPKKAIRKFTRVQHLYARLRGRLQAEDDEFKILSSVHPTPAVCGYPTEDARAFISETEMFDRGMYAGPVGWFGGEESEFAVGIRSALVEKGLGALIYAGTGIVEGSDSSLEWEELELKTSQFTKLMKLEAPLLTRGQSRIINQNQKGKRTLCQEFTEAQSNKNL; encoded by the exons ATGGCTGTAGGTGTAAGGCACTACACCGTAAGGTTCATGGAACTTGAATCATCATCACTCATGAAATGCTCGCTCTCGTCTTCACCTCTATATAGAAAGCAATCAGTTCACTTCTCCAACTCTTCTAGTCAA AGATATAATCAATGTTGTTCATTGTCGATGAATGGATGCCAAGGCGATTCAAGAGCTCCTATTGGAACCGTTGAAACTCGAACTTTGCCTGCAGTTTCTAGCCCTGCATTGGCCATGGAACGTCTCAATTCTGCCATCTCCGATATGATTAAGTCCGATCCTCCGCCTTACAATTCCGGCATTATTCGCTTTGAG GTGCCAATTGAAGAGCAGATTGAAGCACTTGAGTGGCTTCATGCGCAGAACCATCTCCTCCTCCCTCGTTGCTTCTTCTCCGGTCGAAGAGTTGCTTCTGAAATGTGCATCAACGGATCTTCTTCTCATTCTAAATTGGTCAGTGTAGCTGGTGTTGGCTCTGCTGTCTTCTTTACTCATTTACGCCCCTTTTCATTAGACGATTGGCGTGCTATAAGAAG GTTCCTCTCCAAGAAATGTCCACTAATTCGTGCTTATGGGGCAATCCGATTTGATGCAACAGCCGATATAGCTTCTGAATGGAGTGCTTTTGGCTCATTTTATTTCATGGTTCCTCAG GTTGAGTTTGATGAGCTTGAAGGAAGTTCAATTATTGCTGCAACTATTGCATGGGATAATGCTGCCTCATGGACATACCAGAGGGCAATAGATGCACTTCAGGCAACAATATGGCAG CTTTCCTCCGTTCTTATAACAGTGCAGAAGAAAAATCCTCATTCACATATACTCGACAGTACTCATGTGCCGGGTAAAGCGTCTTGGGACAATGCGGTTAAGCGTGCTTTGCAAATAATAAGCAGAAATGACCCCGTACTGATCAAG GTGGTACTTGCTCGTAGCACCAGAGTTGTGACAGCTGCAGATATTGATCCGCTAACATGGCTGGCTTGCTTAAAG GTTGAAGGAGAAAATGCATATCAGTTCTGTTTGCAACCTCCCCATTCGCCGGCATTCATTGGAAACACT CCAGAGCAACTATTTCATCGGGACCGCCTCAGCATTTGTAGTGAGGCTTTAGCTGGAACACGGGCTAGGGGTGGATCAGAGCTTCTGGATCTTAAGATAGAACAGGATTTACTTTCCAG TGCTAAAGACCATAATGAGTTTGCTATAGTACGGGAGTGCataagaagaagattggag GCTGTGTGTTCAAGCGTTTTAATTGAACCAAAGAAAGcaataagaaaatttacaaGAGTTCAGCATCTTTACGCTCGATTGAGGGGGAGACTCCAAGCTGAAGATGATGAG TTTAAGATTTTGTCGTCCGTGCACCCTACTCCAGCAGTTTGTGGGTATCCTACAGAAGATGCACGGGCTTTTATTTCAGAAACTG AAATGTTTGACCGAGGAATGTATGCTGGTCCTGTTGGTTGGTTTGGAGGGGAAGAGAGTGAATTTGCTGTTGGAATAAGGTCAGCTTTGGTTGAAAAG GGTCTTGGTGCATTAATTTATGCGGGAACTGGGATAGTGGAAGGAAGTGATTCATCTCTAGAATGGGAAGAGCTAGAGCTAAAGACTTCACAG TTCACCAAATTGATGAAACTTGAGGCACCTCTTTTGACTAGAGGACAAAGTAGGATTATCAATCAGAATCAGAAAG GAAAAAGGACATTGTGTCAAGAATTTACAGAAGCACAGAGCAACAAAAACCTATAA
- the LOC125874570 gene encoding isochorismate synthase, chloroplastic-like isoform X2: MAVGVRHYTVRFMELESSSLMKCSLSSSPLYRKQSVHFSNSSSQRYNQCCSLSMNGCQGDSRAPIGTVETRTLPAVSSPALAMERLNSAISDMIKSDPPPYNSGIIRFEVPIEEQIEALEWLHAQNHLLLPRCFFSGRRVASEMCINGSSSHSKLVSVAGVGSAVFFTHLRPFSLDDWRAIRRFLSKKCPLIRAYGAIRFDATADIASEWSAFGSFYFMVPQVEFDELEGSSIIAATIAWDNAASWTYQRAIDALQATIWQLSSVLITVQKKNPHSHILDSTHVPGKASWDNAVKRALQIISRNDPVLIKVVLARSTRVVTAADIDPLTWLACLKVEGENAYQFCLQPPHSPAFIGNTPEQLFHRDRLSICSEALAGTRARGGSELLDLKIEQDLLSSAKDHNEFAIVRECIRRRLEAVCSSVLIEPKKAIRKFTRVQHLYARLRGRLQAEDDEFKILSSVHPTPAVCGYPTEDARAFISETEMFDRGMYAGPVGWFGGEESEFAVGIRSALVEKGLGALIYAGTGIVEGSDSSLEWEELELKTSQFTKLMKLEAPLLTRGQSRIINQNQKALHVRGEREQTDFL; encoded by the exons ATGGCTGTAGGTGTAAGGCACTACACCGTAAGGTTCATGGAACTTGAATCATCATCACTCATGAAATGCTCGCTCTCGTCTTCACCTCTATATAGAAAGCAATCAGTTCACTTCTCCAACTCTTCTAGTCAA AGATATAATCAATGTTGTTCATTGTCGATGAATGGATGCCAAGGCGATTCAAGAGCTCCTATTGGAACCGTTGAAACTCGAACTTTGCCTGCAGTTTCTAGCCCTGCATTGGCCATGGAACGTCTCAATTCTGCCATCTCCGATATGATTAAGTCCGATCCTCCGCCTTACAATTCCGGCATTATTCGCTTTGAG GTGCCAATTGAAGAGCAGATTGAAGCACTTGAGTGGCTTCATGCGCAGAACCATCTCCTCCTCCCTCGTTGCTTCTTCTCCGGTCGAAGAGTTGCTTCTGAAATGTGCATCAACGGATCTTCTTCTCATTCTAAATTGGTCAGTGTAGCTGGTGTTGGCTCTGCTGTCTTCTTTACTCATTTACGCCCCTTTTCATTAGACGATTGGCGTGCTATAAGAAG GTTCCTCTCCAAGAAATGTCCACTAATTCGTGCTTATGGGGCAATCCGATTTGATGCAACAGCCGATATAGCTTCTGAATGGAGTGCTTTTGGCTCATTTTATTTCATGGTTCCTCAG GTTGAGTTTGATGAGCTTGAAGGAAGTTCAATTATTGCTGCAACTATTGCATGGGATAATGCTGCCTCATGGACATACCAGAGGGCAATAGATGCACTTCAGGCAACAATATGGCAG CTTTCCTCCGTTCTTATAACAGTGCAGAAGAAAAATCCTCATTCACATATACTCGACAGTACTCATGTGCCGGGTAAAGCGTCTTGGGACAATGCGGTTAAGCGTGCTTTGCAAATAATAAGCAGAAATGACCCCGTACTGATCAAG GTGGTACTTGCTCGTAGCACCAGAGTTGTGACAGCTGCAGATATTGATCCGCTAACATGGCTGGCTTGCTTAAAG GTTGAAGGAGAAAATGCATATCAGTTCTGTTTGCAACCTCCCCATTCGCCGGCATTCATTGGAAACACT CCAGAGCAACTATTTCATCGGGACCGCCTCAGCATTTGTAGTGAGGCTTTAGCTGGAACACGGGCTAGGGGTGGATCAGAGCTTCTGGATCTTAAGATAGAACAGGATTTACTTTCCAG TGCTAAAGACCATAATGAGTTTGCTATAGTACGGGAGTGCataagaagaagattggag GCTGTGTGTTCAAGCGTTTTAATTGAACCAAAGAAAGcaataagaaaatttacaaGAGTTCAGCATCTTTACGCTCGATTGAGGGGGAGACTCCAAGCTGAAGATGATGAG TTTAAGATTTTGTCGTCCGTGCACCCTACTCCAGCAGTTTGTGGGTATCCTACAGAAGATGCACGGGCTTTTATTTCAGAAACTG AAATGTTTGACCGAGGAATGTATGCTGGTCCTGTTGGTTGGTTTGGAGGGGAAGAGAGTGAATTTGCTGTTGGAATAAGGTCAGCTTTGGTTGAAAAG GGTCTTGGTGCATTAATTTATGCGGGAACTGGGATAGTGGAAGGAAGTGATTCATCTCTAGAATGGGAAGAGCTAGAGCTAAAGACTTCACAG TTCACCAAATTGATGAAACTTGAGGCACCTCTTTTGACTAGAGGACAAAGTAGGATTATCAATCAGAATCAGAAAG CATTGCATGTGAGAGGAGAAAGGGAGCAAACTGACTTTCTATAG
- the LOC125874570 gene encoding isochorismate synthase, chloroplastic-like isoform X4: MAVGVRHYTVRFMELESSSLMKCSLSSSPLYRKQSVHFSNSSSQRYNQCCSLSMNGCQGDSRAPIGTVETRTLPAVSSPALAMERLNSAISDMIKSDPPPYNSGIIRFEVPIEEQIEALEWLHAQNHLLLPRCFFSGRRVASEMCINGSSSHSKLVSVAGVGSAVFFTHLRPFSLDDWRAIRRFLSKKCPLIRAYGAIRFDATADIASEWSAFGSFYFMVPQVEFDELEGSSIIAATIAWDNAASWTYQRAIDALQATIWQLSSVLITVQKKNPHSHILDSTHVPGKASWDNAVKRALQIISRNDPVLIKVVLARSTRVVTAADIDPLTWLACLKVEGENAYQFCLQPPHSPAFIGNTPEQLFHRDRLSICSEALAGTRARGGSELLDLKIEQDLLSSAKDHNEFAIVRECIRRRLEAVCSSVLIEPKKAIRKFTRVQHLYARLRGRLQAEDDEFKILSSVHPTPAVCGYPTEDARAFISETEMFDRGMYAGPVGWFGGEESEFAVGIRSALVEKGLGALIYAGTGIVEGSDSSLEWEELELKTSQFTKLMKLEAPLLTRGQSRIINQNQKVQRA, translated from the exons ATGGCTGTAGGTGTAAGGCACTACACCGTAAGGTTCATGGAACTTGAATCATCATCACTCATGAAATGCTCGCTCTCGTCTTCACCTCTATATAGAAAGCAATCAGTTCACTTCTCCAACTCTTCTAGTCAA AGATATAATCAATGTTGTTCATTGTCGATGAATGGATGCCAAGGCGATTCAAGAGCTCCTATTGGAACCGTTGAAACTCGAACTTTGCCTGCAGTTTCTAGCCCTGCATTGGCCATGGAACGTCTCAATTCTGCCATCTCCGATATGATTAAGTCCGATCCTCCGCCTTACAATTCCGGCATTATTCGCTTTGAG GTGCCAATTGAAGAGCAGATTGAAGCACTTGAGTGGCTTCATGCGCAGAACCATCTCCTCCTCCCTCGTTGCTTCTTCTCCGGTCGAAGAGTTGCTTCTGAAATGTGCATCAACGGATCTTCTTCTCATTCTAAATTGGTCAGTGTAGCTGGTGTTGGCTCTGCTGTCTTCTTTACTCATTTACGCCCCTTTTCATTAGACGATTGGCGTGCTATAAGAAG GTTCCTCTCCAAGAAATGTCCACTAATTCGTGCTTATGGGGCAATCCGATTTGATGCAACAGCCGATATAGCTTCTGAATGGAGTGCTTTTGGCTCATTTTATTTCATGGTTCCTCAG GTTGAGTTTGATGAGCTTGAAGGAAGTTCAATTATTGCTGCAACTATTGCATGGGATAATGCTGCCTCATGGACATACCAGAGGGCAATAGATGCACTTCAGGCAACAATATGGCAG CTTTCCTCCGTTCTTATAACAGTGCAGAAGAAAAATCCTCATTCACATATACTCGACAGTACTCATGTGCCGGGTAAAGCGTCTTGGGACAATGCGGTTAAGCGTGCTTTGCAAATAATAAGCAGAAATGACCCCGTACTGATCAAG GTGGTACTTGCTCGTAGCACCAGAGTTGTGACAGCTGCAGATATTGATCCGCTAACATGGCTGGCTTGCTTAAAG GTTGAAGGAGAAAATGCATATCAGTTCTGTTTGCAACCTCCCCATTCGCCGGCATTCATTGGAAACACT CCAGAGCAACTATTTCATCGGGACCGCCTCAGCATTTGTAGTGAGGCTTTAGCTGGAACACGGGCTAGGGGTGGATCAGAGCTTCTGGATCTTAAGATAGAACAGGATTTACTTTCCAG TGCTAAAGACCATAATGAGTTTGCTATAGTACGGGAGTGCataagaagaagattggag GCTGTGTGTTCAAGCGTTTTAATTGAACCAAAGAAAGcaataagaaaatttacaaGAGTTCAGCATCTTTACGCTCGATTGAGGGGGAGACTCCAAGCTGAAGATGATGAG TTTAAGATTTTGTCGTCCGTGCACCCTACTCCAGCAGTTTGTGGGTATCCTACAGAAGATGCACGGGCTTTTATTTCAGAAACTG AAATGTTTGACCGAGGAATGTATGCTGGTCCTGTTGGTTGGTTTGGAGGGGAAGAGAGTGAATTTGCTGTTGGAATAAGGTCAGCTTTGGTTGAAAAG GGTCTTGGTGCATTAATTTATGCGGGAACTGGGATAGTGGAAGGAAGTGATTCATCTCTAGAATGGGAAGAGCTAGAGCTAAAGACTTCACAG TTCACCAAATTGATGAAACTTGAGGCACCTCTTTTGACTAGAGGACAAAGTAGGATTATCAATCAGAATCAGAAAG TTCAAAGAGCCTGA
- the LOC125874570 gene encoding isochorismate synthase, chloroplastic-like isoform X5: MAVGVRHYTVRFMELESSSLMKCSLSSSPLYRKQSVHFSNSSSQRYNQCCSLSMNGCQGDSRAPIGTVETRTLPAVSSPALAMERLNSAISDMIKSDPPPYNSGIIRFEVPIEEQIEALEWLHAQNHLLLPRCFFSGRRVASEMCINGSSSHSKLVSVAGVGSAVFFTHLRPFSLDDWRAIRRFLSKKCPLIRAYGAIRFDATADIASEWSAFGSFYFMVPQVEFDELEGSSIIAATIAWDNAASWTYQRAIDALQATIWQLSSVLITVQKKNPHSHILDSTHVPGKASWDNAVKRALQIISRNDPVLIKVVLARSTRVVTAADIDPLTWLACLKVEGENAYQFCLQPPHSPAFIGNTPEQLFHRDRLSICSEALAGTRARGGSELLDLKIEQDLLSSAKDHNEFAIVRECIRRRLEAVCSSVLIEPKKAIRKFTRVQHLYARLRGRLQAEDDEFKILSSVHPTPAVCGYPTEDARAFISETEMFDRGMYAGPVGWFGGEESEFAVGIRSALVEKGLGALIYAGTGIVEGSDSSLEWEELELKTSQFTKLMKLEAPLLTRGQSRIINQNQKVR; encoded by the exons ATGGCTGTAGGTGTAAGGCACTACACCGTAAGGTTCATGGAACTTGAATCATCATCACTCATGAAATGCTCGCTCTCGTCTTCACCTCTATATAGAAAGCAATCAGTTCACTTCTCCAACTCTTCTAGTCAA AGATATAATCAATGTTGTTCATTGTCGATGAATGGATGCCAAGGCGATTCAAGAGCTCCTATTGGAACCGTTGAAACTCGAACTTTGCCTGCAGTTTCTAGCCCTGCATTGGCCATGGAACGTCTCAATTCTGCCATCTCCGATATGATTAAGTCCGATCCTCCGCCTTACAATTCCGGCATTATTCGCTTTGAG GTGCCAATTGAAGAGCAGATTGAAGCACTTGAGTGGCTTCATGCGCAGAACCATCTCCTCCTCCCTCGTTGCTTCTTCTCCGGTCGAAGAGTTGCTTCTGAAATGTGCATCAACGGATCTTCTTCTCATTCTAAATTGGTCAGTGTAGCTGGTGTTGGCTCTGCTGTCTTCTTTACTCATTTACGCCCCTTTTCATTAGACGATTGGCGTGCTATAAGAAG GTTCCTCTCCAAGAAATGTCCACTAATTCGTGCTTATGGGGCAATCCGATTTGATGCAACAGCCGATATAGCTTCTGAATGGAGTGCTTTTGGCTCATTTTATTTCATGGTTCCTCAG GTTGAGTTTGATGAGCTTGAAGGAAGTTCAATTATTGCTGCAACTATTGCATGGGATAATGCTGCCTCATGGACATACCAGAGGGCAATAGATGCACTTCAGGCAACAATATGGCAG CTTTCCTCCGTTCTTATAACAGTGCAGAAGAAAAATCCTCATTCACATATACTCGACAGTACTCATGTGCCGGGTAAAGCGTCTTGGGACAATGCGGTTAAGCGTGCTTTGCAAATAATAAGCAGAAATGACCCCGTACTGATCAAG GTGGTACTTGCTCGTAGCACCAGAGTTGTGACAGCTGCAGATATTGATCCGCTAACATGGCTGGCTTGCTTAAAG GTTGAAGGAGAAAATGCATATCAGTTCTGTTTGCAACCTCCCCATTCGCCGGCATTCATTGGAAACACT CCAGAGCAACTATTTCATCGGGACCGCCTCAGCATTTGTAGTGAGGCTTTAGCTGGAACACGGGCTAGGGGTGGATCAGAGCTTCTGGATCTTAAGATAGAACAGGATTTACTTTCCAG TGCTAAAGACCATAATGAGTTTGCTATAGTACGGGAGTGCataagaagaagattggag GCTGTGTGTTCAAGCGTTTTAATTGAACCAAAGAAAGcaataagaaaatttacaaGAGTTCAGCATCTTTACGCTCGATTGAGGGGGAGACTCCAAGCTGAAGATGATGAG TTTAAGATTTTGTCGTCCGTGCACCCTACTCCAGCAGTTTGTGGGTATCCTACAGAAGATGCACGGGCTTTTATTTCAGAAACTG AAATGTTTGACCGAGGAATGTATGCTGGTCCTGTTGGTTGGTTTGGAGGGGAAGAGAGTGAATTTGCTGTTGGAATAAGGTCAGCTTTGGTTGAAAAG GGTCTTGGTGCATTAATTTATGCGGGAACTGGGATAGTGGAAGGAAGTGATTCATCTCTAGAATGGGAAGAGCTAGAGCTAAAGACTTCACAG TTCACCAAATTGATGAAACTTGAGGCACCTCTTTTGACTAGAGGACAAAGTAGGATTATCAATCAGAATCAGAAAG TGAGATGA
- the LOC125874570 gene encoding isochorismate synthase, chloroplastic-like isoform X3: protein MAVGVRHYTVRFMELESSSLMKCSLSSSPLYRKQSVHFSNSSSQRYNQCCSLSMNGCQGDSRAPIGTVETRTLPAVSSPALAMERLNSAISDMIKSDPPPYNSGIIRFEVPIEEQIEALEWLHAQNHLLLPRCFFSGRRVASEMCINGSSSHSKLVSVAGVGSAVFFTHLRPFSLDDWRAIRRFLSKKCPLIRAYGAIRFDATADIASEWSAFGSFYFMVPQVEFDELEGSSIIAATIAWDNAASWTYQRAIDALQATIWQLSSVLITVQKKNPHSHILDSTHVPGKASWDNAVKRALQIISRNDPVLIKVVLARSTRVVTAADIDPLTWLACLKVEGENAYQFCLQPPHSPAFIGNTPEQLFHRDRLSICSEALAGTRARGGSELLDLKIEQDLLSSAKDHNEFAIVRECIRRRLEAVCSSVLIEPKKAIRKFTRVQHLYARLRGRLQAEDDEFKILSSVHPTPAVCGYPTEDARAFISETEMFDRGMYAGPVGWFGGEESEFAVGIRSALVEKGLGALIYAGTGIVEGSDSSLEWEELELKTSQFTKLMKLEAPLLTRGQSRIINQNQKDLTLID from the exons ATGGCTGTAGGTGTAAGGCACTACACCGTAAGGTTCATGGAACTTGAATCATCATCACTCATGAAATGCTCGCTCTCGTCTTCACCTCTATATAGAAAGCAATCAGTTCACTTCTCCAACTCTTCTAGTCAA AGATATAATCAATGTTGTTCATTGTCGATGAATGGATGCCAAGGCGATTCAAGAGCTCCTATTGGAACCGTTGAAACTCGAACTTTGCCTGCAGTTTCTAGCCCTGCATTGGCCATGGAACGTCTCAATTCTGCCATCTCCGATATGATTAAGTCCGATCCTCCGCCTTACAATTCCGGCATTATTCGCTTTGAG GTGCCAATTGAAGAGCAGATTGAAGCACTTGAGTGGCTTCATGCGCAGAACCATCTCCTCCTCCCTCGTTGCTTCTTCTCCGGTCGAAGAGTTGCTTCTGAAATGTGCATCAACGGATCTTCTTCTCATTCTAAATTGGTCAGTGTAGCTGGTGTTGGCTCTGCTGTCTTCTTTACTCATTTACGCCCCTTTTCATTAGACGATTGGCGTGCTATAAGAAG GTTCCTCTCCAAGAAATGTCCACTAATTCGTGCTTATGGGGCAATCCGATTTGATGCAACAGCCGATATAGCTTCTGAATGGAGTGCTTTTGGCTCATTTTATTTCATGGTTCCTCAG GTTGAGTTTGATGAGCTTGAAGGAAGTTCAATTATTGCTGCAACTATTGCATGGGATAATGCTGCCTCATGGACATACCAGAGGGCAATAGATGCACTTCAGGCAACAATATGGCAG CTTTCCTCCGTTCTTATAACAGTGCAGAAGAAAAATCCTCATTCACATATACTCGACAGTACTCATGTGCCGGGTAAAGCGTCTTGGGACAATGCGGTTAAGCGTGCTTTGCAAATAATAAGCAGAAATGACCCCGTACTGATCAAG GTGGTACTTGCTCGTAGCACCAGAGTTGTGACAGCTGCAGATATTGATCCGCTAACATGGCTGGCTTGCTTAAAG GTTGAAGGAGAAAATGCATATCAGTTCTGTTTGCAACCTCCCCATTCGCCGGCATTCATTGGAAACACT CCAGAGCAACTATTTCATCGGGACCGCCTCAGCATTTGTAGTGAGGCTTTAGCTGGAACACGGGCTAGGGGTGGATCAGAGCTTCTGGATCTTAAGATAGAACAGGATTTACTTTCCAG TGCTAAAGACCATAATGAGTTTGCTATAGTACGGGAGTGCataagaagaagattggag GCTGTGTGTTCAAGCGTTTTAATTGAACCAAAGAAAGcaataagaaaatttacaaGAGTTCAGCATCTTTACGCTCGATTGAGGGGGAGACTCCAAGCTGAAGATGATGAG TTTAAGATTTTGTCGTCCGTGCACCCTACTCCAGCAGTTTGTGGGTATCCTACAGAAGATGCACGGGCTTTTATTTCAGAAACTG AAATGTTTGACCGAGGAATGTATGCTGGTCCTGTTGGTTGGTTTGGAGGGGAAGAGAGTGAATTTGCTGTTGGAATAAGGTCAGCTTTGGTTGAAAAG GGTCTTGGTGCATTAATTTATGCGGGAACTGGGATAGTGGAAGGAAGTGATTCATCTCTAGAATGGGAAGAGCTAGAGCTAAAGACTTCACAG TTCACCAAATTGATGAAACTTGAGGCACCTCTTTTGACTAGAGGACAAAGTAGGATTATCAATCAGAATCAGAAAG ATCTTACACTGATTGATTAA